The genomic stretch ggtaatatctttgttagatttaccttttgaagttgattctgatcgatcccctctgggtcttggtcttctgaagttgttgttcctctttttccagagttgcttaactcttctggttagtagggacaattcttcttcatcatcagagtcttctggttcagagtcgtcagcatcttcagtttctgcctggagagctttggttctgtcaggtttgcgtctttcaggtctggactttaatgctacagacttgttctttttcagaggctcatcttcctctagttctatctcatggcttctgagagaactgacaagttcttcaaggctgatattgttcagatcctttgacagcttcagagcagtaaccataggtctccatttctttggcagacttctgactatctttttgacgtggtctgcagttgtataccctttgtctagaaccttgagacctgcaataagagtttggaatctagaaaacattgCCTCTATAGCTTtatcatcttccattttgaaggcttcatatttctggataagcgccagagcctttgtctctttgacttgggagtttccttcatgtgtcatcttcagagagtcaagtatatctttggctgtttctctgttggtgatcttttcatattcgttgtacgatatggcatttagaagtatggttctggccttgtggtgatttttgaagacacgtttctgatcttctgacatcttatttctgggaacttcagctccattttctaagactggaggtgtgtatccatctgtgacaatgtcccagaggtcagcatcataacccagaaagaaactttcgattctatctttccagtagtcaaacttctctccatcaaaaacaggaggcttagcattgtaactatctctttcatttgagtgggccatagtttttctcgtactggatctctctacactgttaagtgtttgattagaaaattaataacagagccggagctctgataccaattgaaggtgagaaaaacaagaaagggggggtttgaattgtttggaaaaataagcgctttttcaaaatgaaaatcacacaaggattttatactggttcgcttataacacaaagctactccagtccacccggccgaggtgatttcgccttcaacaaggacttaatccactaatcttgaaagattgattacaaacaacgtctaagagaaagatctcttagtcctctcaagtatacagactacacaaagtcacttgaggaaataaacaaacaataaatgaaagttttatgtaatctagagtgcttctaagaaagcaaatattacaatagtaagaacaaagtgattcacgttataagcaaaagcttcgtgaagattttGAGAGTAAGAGAGTTTTCTTGAacgttgatgtttcagtatatttTTCGCTTGTATATATGTTGttgctgaatgttgatttgcagtcctttatatagatcagtgaggtagtagttgaaactgatgagtaatgaaatgaatttacgccataacataaatagcttctgcaggataactttctctccttgaaatgactacttaccacatatggtaccttctttattgaaattggagattaacgtctctttctgtattaggaaatccatttgcaaatctttacttgactttaacgttactctttcataattagcaattccatgatcagagtcttcgtgtatctgagaatcttggaatcttgcttctgatgtagatctcttttgagttctgatggattcttcagatagcgctgagagtttctggagttagacatacggttgttcagagtcagaacctctagagcgtattcttgttcagatgcttctgatgtattgctcagagttagactttctagaacgtgtttccacttcagatgcttctgatcatttgataatttgtatctgatctggttctgtatctgatgatgtcatcagatttcttccttctttctttagaaccctgcacacttagaaacttttcgttagggtgccatttttggtttcatcctttgttatcatcaaaatcaaggaatctgttgtagaacattttttgttcttacagtagtttgtggtatcaatttcaaaataagtagattgtttttaacaaaagtttaaatttaaaagaggcatAAAGGAGTCTAAAAAgtttggatgagtgttagttctttttatcttttgaaattttaagtcaatatggttaagttcatttacaaatttgattaagaaaagagtttaaaaatgcaatggcataaggccaaagtttctaacttGAAATAAAGTCTATATTTtgaaatcataagcaaagaagatttttgaaaggggggggggggagattttggaatttaagaaatgggaggagatgaagagactaaccctaagcataaaattaaaagttaagagttgaaaagatctgaccaatgggatacaatccaacagacaagaatgtcatatagaaaacccactttccctttggattttgaatcaagcaatatcaacaaGCAAATAtcaatatgaagagcaaggcatcaaataaagatggtcacatccaagcaagcaacttcacggctaatagtcttctttgtcttctcatgttCTAGATGAAATACTCCTTGGTTAACTCAGAATgaggcattagacacaggttcaaagtaacagttgcatcaagaccatgtagcagatgaattcatgtggatccaATACTTGCATtaaatgaaagctcaaatcacaataacttaGTCTTAGAAAggttggcattgtccaagtccttttgcatatggaatgtaGCCTAACCTAAatccaaaagttcagatcaagccCAACAGTCCAtcaaacattttttagggtttttgttgtttattaggtattttaaggtcctaagaccacaaacacaaacaaatatatacaatcacaatatatggctcaagtgagcaaagtgaaaatgacataaatataaacaagttaaatgatatgtaaatgacaaatgaatgataaatgacttgaatttaaatttcataaataaatgacttgaaaataaagcaatattaataaaagttagtcaaatgttagttgattagatgttagtgatgttttgcttttcaattgattaagtcattctttggagaacactcaaccctctattcacaagcatgcatccttgaaccaagacatattccaaaagaaggaaaaaaggccaagtttccatacaataccatgaaaggggggagacttacaatctcacttactagaatgatatgcctttagggtcaaaatttatctctatgttaagcaaacgtaattggacttatgtagaagtcacaactatctgaggtcgggcaatagaaattttggtgttaatgcatgttagagatatggtataatgaaccaaactcctaaaacatatcacacataaaaaataaaagatcaaaggatggacttatctcatccatacttctattggttcatctaacacaaggttattgatgaaccaattagctttaggatattgagacttcattggtcaatggaaaggatgggagagaatgggattgaagatgaagagggaagggagatgagagaaacacaatttgatcatgggaggaattttatcaaattaaaatcattcattcattttgggagatgaaatatacatttcatcaatcccctaaatccaatgattttaacttaacaaaagtcaaatcaactttgaccaaggcccaaacaagtagtcaaacatcacaagtcaataaaaatggctcaacataatttctacacaattaatcaattaaaaatgcatttaaattaaatttagtttggtcaaaacctaaaacctcttcaaaacaccaaataaatggccaagagatttatcctaggtcaaacaaagtcaaaggaccttagacaaaaaaattcatagtttttgaaaagtcagaagtatttttaaataattaaaaatatgcacaaaaacaattaattcatgaaaaatatcaaaattaacccaaaaaataattttaattcagaaaatgaaatggaaaaatatttaaagatttttggtgaaacttccatattttttggattaaaaatgaaattaatatgaattaaccaaaataaaatggattaaatgaaaaatcaaaaaataaaaagaaattcaaaaaaacaagggtcatcaaACACTGCAGTCAATGCGTGCACACGCATGGTAATCACTTTAGATGCGTGAGATTAGAACATGGGAACCAGATCAGATGGTCTTAATTGACCCAtcgcaccaccggagccctagctccggtcatcttcttcggtgatCACCATTGGTCTAGTTCAagctcaacttcatgaaaaatgaaaaatgaatacactaatttgaaggaaaaatgcttagaagcacgaatctggcctcaattttctccaattccaagtatataaagAGATAaagggatttgaattttgaggatcatgaactgagttgcttcgatttgacctcaaagtaactcaatcttcttgcctacattgataggacttcagacaactaaaaatcacaaagaatggtgaataattgagagagaatctaagagatgaaatttctaaaaattcaccttcaatggagcttcaaacttgcttgatcttgattccaattgtgtgtggccttgcttcagaagcttgttggaagtgattaggatcaagaaatggtatggactcttggagtttcaatctcaaaacagatggagatttgaaactcgattttcaaaagaaaaccttcaagattatcctttaatggagagggtttgaattgcaggttcaaagcttaGGCATCAGGaccttaattctgagcaatgatGGTCTTATTTATATTCAaggagattcatttccacacacttccaaatttggaaaatttgAGTAATTccctttgcatgcttgcatgggcgtgtgataggaccatcaagtgatgtattcaggtccgaaaatgagtgagaatcatgtTGAAACCAAGTCATGTGTccatgcatttgtgtatgaaatgtggaagtgaaaatcatccaaatggtatctcacattgcacccatgcgcaagtccttccttctttggccaaatgagattatattggactttttggaaatgtgaaatcaaggggaacaactttcatgttgtacacttttttatttgaagctttggtggaaatttgggaaatcaaacatatttgaaaagtTTTTAAGTCCCAAGttaaatgttcacttcttccaccttgaataactttttctatggacttcaaatgagaaacattccttcatcaaagttgtatctatttaaaaCCTCTTCACTTTAttcacaaattttacctcatttggatttgtcatgaaggatttatgtattttagaagttgaggaaaatcacttgttcaatggtattggcccaaaatgacttatcatgtttcctcttggcacatgcatttgcaagttgaatttgaacttcctccaaacataaaagtttaagtataaatatttaatttgatcatagaATTTTAATGGATTTAATCTCATAATAATTGAATAAGTTATGGTTTTGGGgagttgacctccaaactagggttcagacaaaataacctataatctttcaccataaaaaatgactttccaagaaaaaatagctcttgacttaaacatgaaaattgtttggaatgtcattttgagtaactttgatcttggaatcattttcatatgacaaaaattgtaggagatagggtctagggaaccccagttttgactagttgactttctctagtcaaccaccatgaaccatcttgctagcttgacattatcttgatttttgggactcatggaggatcatatatgtgtaggatTATTTAATGTGAAGTATAATTTGAAATATTTGATCACTTGTtgaggaaacttgttgaagaaacttgttgaagaagttacacaagatacccagatgaatcagggtttccaaggcaaacaaacttcaaactcttggtgatttcttgatcaaaatgatatgtgaagatcatggggatccatatatgatgcttataaccaatgtgaaccatttcttggttacactccttgcattgagggtcttaaaccatatatgtgagcttgatggagcatatgtgagcatacacactacctacaaaagcaacaaactatacattgacatatttttggtattttggttagtaaaataatgagaaaaaaagtatgatacaatcaaatgtgcttggtgatctctcccaatgcaaacccaatgaatgaggaATAAGGAGGATGacaatgtatgatcccaatgcatatgatgagatagcatgaggaatcttagggtcaaaattggggtcttacaatcacTACATGTGTGATTTAAATAAAGTGACTCTATAGGAGTGGTGATTCGATTTAACTCTGATGTGATTCAGATCACTTTAGTAAAACTCTAATCAATGATATTTTTCTCCAATGCACTCAATTGTGTTATAGAAATATTTAATATTGCAATCAATATTTAATGAAGTTAATTGAAGTGCATATTACCAATGCAAATTTCACATTTTACAAGATATATATGATGGGTTGTCTTTGATTTTATTGTcttcttttaacattttttaatttttttaatttaattttcttCTACTTATTTATATGTGATCATAAATAGTGTTAAAAAGCAAAGCcaaatttatttttcattatCCTTAGTCATTTTTCTTGTATTTCCAATGTAAAATTTAACAGGATCTCTTTTCAAGAATTATATTTTCAACTCGTTTACTCAAATATGTTATAGAGATATCTTTTAATAATTATCAAACTTAATTTAACACAAATTCCAATACAAAATATACATGTTACAATAAAAAGAATTAATGCACACGTGTAATACCTTAAATGCTAATGTTTAAGATTTCTCGAAAGCTTTGATGGTGAATATGTTTTACTTACTATTTCATAGATCAGAAATACAAtgaattttttcttttcttttcttggGGGAGAGTTTACTCTTATAACCTCATTATTACATATGTGCATTTGAAGAAGAtaaaaaaaaagatgaaaataTAACATTAGCTAAAATACCAAATTTGTGATGAAAATGAAATTGAAAGCTTAAATATGAGAATAGTATGATAATACTTACTCGACGATGATTCACTAGATTTGCCTCTTCTCTCTTTAGTTTCTCCTTTTTATGCCTACCAAGTCTTCCATTTTTCTTTAGTCTTCTCTAAAGTATAAGAATGGGGTTTTGAGACAGAATAGAAAAAGTGGGTCTGATTTGATTATATTATTAGGGGAACTTCTCTTGAGTTTCCTTAAATCCTAAGCACATATGAATTAAGTTGGTTCCACTTCTAAAATTAGTCTTTGACAAATGTTGAGAGAAATATTTTAGTCTTAGTAATTTTAACTAATTTTAGACATATTTAGGTAAAGTTGTTTCCATCATTACAATTAGTTTAATATTTTTTTGTTGCCACcaataaaaatttaaaattaaaacaCCAACACTAATATAGAATAAAAGTAACATAATTCAATATTACAAAAGTAACTCCCACGTTAACAAATTAGAAATCACTGGAAAACAAGATTTAGGGATAACTTAAAATCTTGAAATTATTATAAGCAATAAAATACATACAACACTAAACAGCATCAACATCCCATCACAGTGCAGTTATAAACAAAATTCCTTGATTTCTTTGTCGCAAGTCGGTTCCAGTGTGGGGCATTTTCGTCTGGAACCCAAGCATTAATCTCAAGCATGCCTCCATCATAAAGACTATGACCTCCAATAAATACTAGCTTATCTCCACATGCCCGAAATGCTAGTCCCCAACCATTCATTGAATTTGCTTGTTGAGGAAATCCTCCAATGGTAACCCATGAATTGTTTCCTTTAACATACTTCTTTACTTCCTGTTGTGAATAATCAGCAGCATACAATACATTTTTTACAACAGCAATCAAAGGAGGTGACCCAGAAGGCGGTGGTCTCTCAAGCACCTCATTTCGTATTGAGAACATGTTAGGTATTTCACGCCATTCTTTTGTCGTCATATCAAACTCTTCACCGCATGTAAGTTGTGTTATTTTGTCAGCTGCAATCCCACCAACGACATAAAATTTCCCATCCATAAATACACCTGAACACATCTTTCTTGCTTTATTCATGTTTGGAAGGGTTTCCCATTTTCCAGTGTCAGAGTTATAGAGCTCAGCAGAGCTTAAGATGTTACCACGCATATCACATCCACCCGCTAATATGCCAATTCCTCCAAAGCTAGCAGAAGCAAACAAGCACCTGGGAGTATTCAACATCTTCCCAACTGACCACATATTTGTTAGAAGACTATACTTATAAATTTTAGGAGCCATTAATTCCTTACCAAAAACTAAAAGCTCGGTACCAATAGCCAACGACTCCTTATCAGACAACATAAAGTATTCATCGCAAATCATTTTAGGTAATTGCATCCATCGACCACGATTTGGGTCAAATGCCTCCCATTTAAGAGCTTCACAACTGAAGTAAACCCAATGTTCTATTATTCTCATTTTTCTCCTAAGTTGATAAAGCTCCCCAGATCGAATTAGTGATCTAAAACTTGTATTTAATGCAGCAATTGATCCATAATCAGATCTTGACAATAGAAGGAGACAATGAATTGATATATCCCGACCAAGTTGTTGAATAAGAAAACATGGATCAGAAGTCTCACCAACATGTCGTTTTTCATTGTTATTTCTTTTTGAAAGGGAAGGGAAAATGACAATCTTTTCATTTCCCTCTTCTTGATTCTTTTGCTCTTGCATTTCCTTAGGATCTTCCACTCGGTCTTCTATGTTTTTAGACATCACCtgtgttttttttttatatttagTTAGTTTTTATTTCTTTGAAGATCCATAACGTgatgataataaaaataaaactaatTATCTTTATTATATGATTTTGACATCAAATATAAACGATCTCCTAAGATATATGAAAAAATCCCTCTACAAATGTTAAATGGAATGAAAAACTATCAAACAATTTCCTTCAAACATTTTTTTATTGAAAATGGAAAAAAGAGGGTACAAAATCACCCATCAATACTTTATAGGTACAACACATGCACACAAATGTAACACACATGGTAATGAGTATCCAATTGTCAATATCATCTTATCAAAATTCATGATTTAATGTTCTAAAAAATTTTAACCTTCAATGTCAGATATTTGTGAGCTACCATAGGAAAAAAGTTCAAATATAAAAGTGAGGAGTGTTTGAAAATTAATCAGATAAATAAATTCAATCAAAAAGATGAATTTCATATCTAAATTAAAGAACTACAACATTAATCCATTagaaaaattatttttgataaatAATATACTTGTAATTTGAATTAGCATAATTCTCATTCACTTTTTTTATACACAATAATTTATACTAAATTGAAAAAATTTGATGATCAAGGAAAAACATTGAACTACATAGAGAAAAAACATCAAAATAAaattgaagaagaagaagaaaaactTACAAATTTGAAAGAATTAAGTAGTGAATTTGAAAAGTTAGATCTCTATCTACAATTTCTCTTATCTCCAAAGTACATATAATCTCTTATTAGTATTGTCTGTATGATAGACTATACCATTTATATGTCAGTAGTATTGTTTATATAGTGTAaaaaaattactaaaaaatagaaaacaaaaaaaaattgcattCGCCCATGGTATACGTAAACTACTGTGCAAACTCACAATTTGGGATTATCTGCATGAAATCAAACCTGTTAATTGTCTGACATATATTGTGATCTTTGACCGTGGTTTAGCAAttcatattatttatttatattatattttgtttttctttattttccACCGAGTAATCCTGTTCATTTTATTGCATAATATTTGTCTTTTTTCCCCC from Lathyrus oleraceus cultivar Zhongwan6 chromosome 7, CAAS_Psat_ZW6_1.0, whole genome shotgun sequence encodes the following:
- the LOC127106749 gene encoding F-box/kelch-repeat protein At1g74510; protein product: MSKNIEDRVEDPKEMQEQKNQEEGNEKIVIFPSLSKRNNNEKRHVGETSDPCFLIQQLGRDISIHCLLLLSRSDYGSIAALNTSFRSLIRSGELYQLRRKMRIIEHWVYFSCEALKWEAFDPNRGRWMQLPKMICDEYFMLSDKESLAIGTELLVFGKELMAPKIYKYSLLTNMWSVGKMLNTPRCLFASASFGGIGILAGGCDMRGNILSSAELYNSDTGKWETLPNMNKARKMCSGVFMDGKFYVVGGIAADKITQLTCGEEFDMTTKEWREIPNMFSIRNEVLERPPPSGSPPLIAVVKNVLYAADYSQQEVKKYVKGNNSWVTIGGFPQQANSMNGWGLAFRACGDKLVFIGGHSLYDGGMLEINAWVPDENAPHWNRLATKKSRNFVYNCTVMGC